One Leclercia pneumoniae genomic region harbors:
- a CDS encoding LysR family transcriptional regulator has translation MDIRTLRYFVEVVRQQSFTRAAEKLFVTQPTISKMLKNLEDELNCNLLIRDGRKLLLTDTGRVVFERGLAILAEFRQLEAELSDINHLNKGLLRLGIPPMVGMMMAGPISLFRQRYPGVELKIAEFGGLTVQQAVINGELDLAMTALPVEEESGLATLPLFSHPLCVLVPRSGDWLKIDKVKPELLAGHPLLIYNEDFALSRQLMQLFNQHDVKPRIAVRSGQWDFLAAMVQAGVGIAILPQPICERLDKNTLRWIPLESDLHWQLGMIWREGVYLSHSARAWLQCCEGFWSPSP, from the coding sequence ATGGACATCAGAACGCTGCGCTATTTTGTCGAAGTGGTACGCCAGCAGAGTTTTACTCGCGCAGCGGAGAAGTTGTTTGTCACCCAACCCACCATCAGCAAGATGCTGAAAAACCTCGAAGATGAACTCAACTGTAATTTGCTCATTCGCGACGGACGCAAGCTGCTGCTCACTGATACCGGCCGGGTGGTGTTCGAGCGTGGGCTGGCGATTCTGGCCGAGTTTCGGCAACTCGAAGCTGAACTCAGTGATATCAATCACCTGAACAAAGGCTTACTGCGTCTGGGCATTCCGCCGATGGTCGGAATGATGATGGCCGGGCCCATCAGCCTGTTCCGTCAGCGCTATCCGGGCGTGGAGCTTAAAATCGCCGAGTTTGGCGGGCTAACCGTGCAGCAGGCGGTGATTAACGGCGAGCTGGATCTGGCGATGACCGCCCTCCCCGTTGAAGAGGAGAGCGGCCTCGCGACCCTGCCGCTGTTCAGCCACCCGCTGTGCGTACTGGTGCCACGCTCGGGTGACTGGCTTAAGATTGACAAGGTTAAACCGGAGCTGCTGGCCGGGCATCCACTGCTCATTTATAACGAAGACTTCGCCCTTAGCCGCCAGTTAATGCAGCTCTTTAATCAACACGACGTGAAACCCCGCATTGCCGTGCGCAGCGGGCAGTGGGATTTTCTGGCCGCCATGGTGCAGGCCGGGGTAGGCATTGCGATTCTGCCGCAGCCCATCTGCGAGCGGCTGGACAAAAATACGCTGCGCTGGATCCCGCTGGAGAGCGATCTCCACTGGCAGTTGGGGATGATTTGGCGTGAAGGGGTCTATTTATCCCACAGCGCACGGGCGTGGCTGCAGTGTTGCGAAGGATTCTGGAGCCCCTCACCCTGA
- a CDS encoding LrgB family protein — protein sequence MSNFQISLFCLVITLVIYFANKRLYRRFHKLPLMPLVFTPILLVLMLILGHISWQNYIGESHWLLWLLGPATIAFAVPVYDNLAVIKRHWMSLTAGVITATVVAVTSSVWLARLFTLSDEIQRSLAVRSVTTPFALAAAKPLGGQPDLVALFVVVTGVFGMAVGDMLFLRLSIREGMAKGAGFGAASHGAGTARSYELGQQEGGVASLVMMLSGVVMVLIAPLVAWVMF from the coding sequence ATGAGTAATTTTCAGATAAGCCTCTTCTGTCTGGTGATTACGCTGGTGATCTATTTCGCCAATAAACGCCTCTATCGCCGCTTTCATAAATTGCCGCTAATGCCGCTGGTCTTCACGCCGATCCTGCTGGTGTTGATGCTGATCCTGGGCCATATCTCCTGGCAAAACTATATTGGCGAATCGCACTGGCTGCTGTGGCTGCTTGGGCCGGCGACCATTGCTTTTGCGGTACCGGTTTACGACAACCTGGCGGTGATTAAGCGCCACTGGATGTCGCTCACCGCGGGCGTCATCACCGCGACGGTGGTGGCCGTCACCAGTTCAGTCTGGCTGGCGCGGCTGTTCACGCTCTCTGACGAGATCCAGCGTAGCCTCGCGGTGCGCTCGGTCACGACCCCTTTTGCTCTGGCCGCGGCGAAACCGCTCGGCGGACAGCCCGATCTGGTGGCGCTGTTTGTTGTCGTCACTGGGGTGTTTGGCATGGCGGTAGGCGATATGCTGTTTTTACGCCTCTCCATCCGCGAGGGGATGGCGAAAGGGGCTGGCTTCGGTGCCGCCTCCCACGGAGCGGGCACCGCCCGATCCTATGAGCTGGGTCAGCAGGAGGGGGGGGTCGCCAGTCTGGTGATGATGCTCTCTGGCGTAGTGATGGTACTGATTGCGCCGCTGGTGGCGTGGGTTATGTTTTAG
- a CDS encoding Na+/H+ antiporter, with amino-acid sequence MEIFFTILIMTLVVSLSGVITRVLPFQLPLPLMQIAIGALLAWPTFGLHVEFDPELFLVLFIPPLLFADGWKTPTREFLEHGREILGLALALVVVTVVGIGFLIYWVVPGIPLIPAFALAAVLSPTDAVALSGIVGEGRIPKKIMGILQGEALMNDASGLVALKFAVAVAMGTMIFTVGGATMEFLKVAIGGILAGFVVSWLYGRSLGFLSRWGGDEPATQIVLLFLLPFASYLIAEHIGVSGILAAVAAGMTITRAGVMRRAPLAMRLRANSTWSMLEFVFNGMVFLLLGLQLPGILESSLVAAEADPNVETWMLFTDIVLIYAALMLVRFGWLWTMKRFSVRFLNKKPMEFGSWTTRELLISTFAGVRGAITLAGVLSIPLLLPTGDVFPARYELVFLAAGVILFSLFVGVVMLPILLQHMEVADHVQQHKEERIARAAIAEVAIVAIQKMEERLAADTEENIDTQLLTEVSSRVIGNLRRRADGRNDVESSMQEERLERRFRLAALRSERAELYHLRATREISNETLQKMLHDLDLLEALLVENP; translated from the coding sequence ATGGAAATTTTCTTCACCATATTGATCATGACCCTTGTGGTCTCACTTTCCGGGGTAATAACCCGCGTATTACCCTTCCAGTTACCGCTGCCGCTGATGCAAATCGCAATCGGTGCGCTGCTGGCGTGGCCCACGTTTGGGCTGCACGTTGAGTTCGATCCTGAGCTGTTTCTGGTTCTCTTTATCCCGCCGCTGCTTTTTGCCGATGGCTGGAAAACCCCGACCCGTGAGTTCCTGGAACACGGTCGCGAGATTTTAGGTCTGGCGCTGGCGCTGGTGGTGGTCACCGTCGTGGGTATTGGCTTCCTGATTTACTGGGTAGTCCCCGGTATTCCGCTGATTCCGGCCTTCGCGTTGGCGGCCGTGCTCTCACCCACCGATGCCGTGGCCCTGTCAGGGATCGTCGGAGAAGGGCGAATTCCAAAGAAAATCATGGGCATTTTGCAGGGCGAGGCGCTGATGAACGACGCCTCTGGCCTGGTGGCGCTGAAATTTGCCGTCGCCGTAGCGATGGGCACCATGATCTTTACCGTCGGCGGCGCGACCATGGAGTTCCTCAAGGTGGCGATTGGCGGTATTTTGGCGGGCTTCGTGGTCAGCTGGCTTTATGGCCGTTCACTGGGCTTCCTCAGCCGCTGGGGCGGGGATGAGCCGGCAACGCAGATTGTGCTGCTGTTCCTGCTGCCATTCGCCTCATACCTGATTGCCGAACACATCGGCGTGTCGGGCATCCTGGCGGCCGTGGCGGCGGGGATGACCATTACCCGCGCCGGCGTGATGCGCCGGGCGCCGCTGGCGATGCGTCTGCGTGCTAACAGCACCTGGTCGATGCTGGAATTTGTCTTTAACGGCATGGTCTTTCTGCTGTTGGGTCTACAGCTGCCGGGCATTCTTGAATCCTCGCTGGTGGCGGCAGAGGCGGACCCTAATGTCGAAACCTGGATGCTCTTTACCGATATCGTGCTGATCTACGCCGCGCTGATGCTGGTACGTTTTGGCTGGCTGTGGACCATGAAACGGTTTAGCGTGCGTTTCCTGAATAAAAAACCGATGGAGTTCGGTTCCTGGACCACGCGCGAATTGCTGATTTCGACCTTCGCCGGAGTACGTGGGGCGATCACCCTCGCCGGTGTGCTCTCTATTCCACTGTTGCTGCCCACCGGCGATGTCTTCCCGGCGCGTTATGAGCTGGTGTTCCTGGCGGCTGGGGTAATTCTGTTCTCGCTGTTTGTCGGCGTGGTGATGCTGCCTATTCTGCTGCAGCACATGGAGGTGGCTGACCACGTTCAGCAGCACAAAGAAGAGCGTATTGCCCGTGCGGCCATCGCCGAGGTCGCTATCGTGGCGATCCAGAAGATGGAAGAGCGCCTGGCGGCAGATACCGAAGAGAATATTGATACTCAACTGCTCACCGAAGTGAGTTCTCGCGTCATTGGTAATCTGCGTCGCCGCGCCGATGGCCGTAACGATGTAGAGAGTTCAATGCAGGAAGAGAGACTGGAACGTCGATTCCGTCTGGCGGCGCTGCGTTCAGAGCGTGCTGAGCTGTACCACCTGCGCGCCACGCGCGAGATCAGTAACGAAACGCTGCAAAAGATGCTTCACGACCTCGATTTGCTGGAAGCGCTGCTGGTTGAGAACCCGTAG
- a CDS encoding DUF485 domain-containing protein, with translation MNDHICQQIENSAHYRELVEKRQRFAFMLSIIMLIIYVGFILLIAFAPHWLGTPLHAGTSVTRGIPIGIGVIVISFVLTGVYVWRANGEFDRLNKAVLREVKAS, from the coding sequence ATGAATGACCATATTTGTCAGCAGATAGAGAATAGTGCGCACTACAGGGAGCTCGTGGAAAAACGGCAACGGTTTGCCTTCATGCTGTCCATCATTATGCTGATTATCTATGTCGGCTTTATTCTGCTGATTGCGTTCGCGCCGCACTGGCTCGGCACGCCACTGCATGCGGGCACCAGCGTCACGCGCGGGATCCCGATTGGCATTGGCGTGATTGTAATTTCGTTTGTGCTGACGGGCGTCTATGTCTGGCGCGCTAACGGCGAATTTGACCGTCTGAACAAGGCCGTACTGCGCGAGGTAAAAGCATCATGA
- the acs gene encoding acetate--CoA ligase: MSQIHKHDIPANIADRCLINPEQYKEKYQQSVSSPEIFWGEQGKILDWMTPYQKVKNTSFAPGNVSIKWYEDGTLNLAANCLDRHLAERGDQTAIIWEGDDASQSKNITYRELHRDVCRFANVLLSQGIKKGDVVAIYMPMVPEAAVAMLACARIGAVHSVIFGGFSPEAVAGRIIDSSSKLVITADEGVRAGRTIPLKKNVDDALKNPNVTSVSNVVVFKRTGSNIEWQAGRDLWWSDLIEQASDQHQPEEMNAEDPLFILYTSGSTGKPKGVLHTTGGYLVYAATTFKYVFDYHPGDIYWCTADVGWVTGHSYLLYGPLACGATTLMFEGVPNWPTPARMSQVVDKHKVNILYTAPTAIRALMAEGDKAIEGTDRSSLRILGSVGEPINPEAWEWYWKKIGNEKCPVIDTWWQTETGGFMITPLPGATELKAGSATRPFFGVQPALVDNEGNALEGATEGNLVITDSWPGQARTLFGDHDRFEQTYFSTFKNMYFSGDGARRDEDGYYWITGRVDDVLNVSGHRLGTAEIESALVSHPKIAEAAVVGIPHNIKGQAIYAYVTLNHGEEPTPELYAEVRNWVRKEIGPLATPDVLHWTDSLPKTRSGKIMRRILRKIAAGDTSNLGDTSTLADPGVVEKLLEEKQTIAMPS, translated from the coding sequence ATGAGCCAAATCCACAAACACGACATTCCCGCAAACATTGCGGACCGCTGCCTGATCAATCCGGAGCAGTACAAGGAGAAGTACCAACAGTCTGTCTCCAGCCCTGAAATCTTTTGGGGTGAGCAGGGAAAAATCCTCGACTGGATGACCCCTTATCAGAAGGTAAAGAACACCTCCTTCGCGCCGGGTAACGTCTCGATTAAATGGTATGAAGACGGCACCCTGAACCTGGCCGCGAACTGTCTCGATCGCCATCTCGCCGAGCGCGGCGACCAGACGGCCATTATCTGGGAAGGCGACGACGCCTCGCAGAGCAAAAACATCACGTACCGCGAACTGCATCGCGACGTCTGCCGCTTTGCCAACGTGCTGCTCTCTCAGGGCATCAAAAAAGGCGATGTGGTCGCTATCTATATGCCAATGGTGCCCGAAGCTGCGGTTGCCATGCTGGCCTGCGCCCGCATCGGTGCCGTGCACTCCGTGATTTTTGGCGGTTTCTCGCCGGAAGCGGTTGCCGGCCGCATTATCGACTCCAGCTCAAAACTGGTGATCACCGCCGACGAGGGCGTACGTGCCGGCCGTACCATTCCGCTGAAAAAGAACGTCGATGACGCCCTGAAAAACCCGAACGTCACAAGCGTAAGCAACGTAGTGGTGTTCAAACGCACCGGTAGCAACATTGAGTGGCAGGCGGGCCGCGATCTCTGGTGGAGCGATCTGATTGAGCAAGCCAGCGACCAGCATCAGCCTGAGGAGATGAACGCGGAAGATCCACTGTTTATCCTTTATACCTCTGGCTCCACCGGCAAGCCGAAAGGGGTGCTGCATACCACCGGCGGCTACCTGGTGTATGCGGCGACCACCTTCAAATATGTCTTTGATTACCATCCGGGCGACATCTATTGGTGTACTGCTGACGTAGGCTGGGTCACCGGCCACAGCTATCTGCTGTATGGTCCGCTGGCCTGTGGCGCCACTACGCTAATGTTCGAAGGGGTGCCAAACTGGCCAACCCCGGCGCGCATGAGCCAGGTGGTGGATAAGCATAAAGTGAATATTCTCTATACCGCCCCTACCGCGATTCGTGCCCTGATGGCAGAAGGTGATAAAGCGATTGAAGGGACCGATCGTTCCTCGCTGCGTATCCTGGGCTCCGTGGGTGAACCCATCAACCCGGAAGCGTGGGAGTGGTACTGGAAGAAGATTGGTAATGAAAAATGCCCGGTCATCGACACCTGGTGGCAGACCGAAACCGGCGGTTTCATGATCACCCCGCTGCCGGGTGCGACCGAGCTGAAAGCGGGCTCTGCGACGCGTCCTTTCTTTGGCGTCCAGCCTGCGCTGGTGGATAACGAAGGCAATGCGCTGGAGGGGGCTACTGAGGGCAACCTGGTGATCACCGACTCCTGGCCAGGCCAGGCGCGTACGCTGTTTGGCGATCATGACCGCTTCGAGCAGACCTACTTCTCTACCTTTAAAAACATGTATTTCAGCGGTGACGGTGCCCGTCGCGATGAAGACGGTTACTACTGGATCACCGGCCGCGTGGATGACGTACTGAACGTCTCAGGCCACCGTCTGGGCACGGCGGAAATCGAATCGGCGCTGGTATCGCATCCGAAGATCGCGGAAGCCGCTGTCGTCGGCATCCCCCACAATATTAAAGGCCAGGCGATTTATGCCTATGTCACGTTAAATCATGGCGAAGAGCCAACGCCGGAGCTCTATGCCGAGGTGCGCAACTGGGTACGTAAAGAGATCGGCCCGCTTGCCACGCCGGATGTGCTGCACTGGACAGACTCCCTGCCGAAAACCCGTTCCGGCAAGATTATGCGCCGCATTCTGCGCAAAATCGCCGCAGGCGATACCAGTAATCTTGGCGATACCTCAACGCTCGCGGATCCTGGCGTGGTGGAAAAACTGCTCGAAGAGAAGCAGACCATCGCAATGCCTTCATAA
- a CDS encoding CidA/LrgA family protein, with protein MAVALSRVTPAVVQRLQVPVQLLLYAALFVFAEYLVNWLHLPLPANLVGMLLMLTLILCRIIPLKWVRAGARWLLAEMLLFFVPAVVAVVNYAQLLMVDGWRIFAVIALSTLMVLGATAWVVDRVYRFEISRLKDE; from the coding sequence ATGGCCGTGGCGTTAAGTCGTGTTACGCCTGCCGTTGTGCAACGACTCCAGGTGCCCGTACAGTTACTGCTGTATGCCGCGCTGTTCGTTTTTGCGGAGTATCTGGTGAACTGGCTGCATCTGCCGCTACCTGCCAACCTGGTGGGCATGTTACTGATGTTGACCCTGATCCTCTGTCGCATTATCCCCCTGAAGTGGGTACGCGCGGGGGCCCGCTGGCTGCTGGCGGAGATGCTCCTCTTCTTTGTCCCTGCGGTGGTGGCGGTGGTGAATTATGCCCAACTGCTGATGGTGGACGGCTGGCGTATCTTTGCGGTGATTGCCCTCAGTACGCTGATGGTATTGGGCGCCACCGCGTGGGTGGTAGACAGGGTCTATCGCTTTGAGATCAGCAGGCTGAAAGATGAGTAA
- a CDS encoding Gfo/Idh/MocA family protein, with protein sequence MKKYALVGTGGRAGLYISAIGGAWRENARMVAFCDTNQTRMDYANQLLQNEGVAPVSTWKAEQFEEMIRETRPDSIIVTTMDRTHDDYIVRALHAGCDVITEKPMTIDEKRALRILNAIEETGRSVRVAFNYRYAPHHSKVRELLMQGGIGKVTSVHFEWLLNTEHGADYFRRWHREKRNSGGLLVHKSTHHFDLMNFWLGSYPERVYAEGSLQFYGKENAEKRGVTRFYPRAHGFAEAKDDPFALHMADNAQLKALYLDAEHEDNYFRDQSVFSDGITIEDTMSVLVKYQNQVQLTYSLNAYLPWEGLNVVFNGTEGRLEMKIIEKSYVNAGGKRENEGSLEQCDITVFPMFAEPWKAEFSLGEGGHGGGDNAMLADLFGEPGNDPLQRAADHRAGAMSILTGIAGNLSMQLQRPVNFTEFELVSRLTKS encoded by the coding sequence ATGAAAAAATATGCGCTGGTCGGAACGGGAGGTCGTGCGGGTTTATATATCTCTGCCATTGGGGGAGCCTGGCGTGAAAATGCCAGGATGGTCGCGTTTTGCGATACCAACCAGACGCGCATGGACTATGCGAACCAGTTACTCCAGAACGAAGGGGTCGCGCCGGTCTCTACCTGGAAAGCGGAGCAGTTTGAAGAGATGATCCGCGAAACCCGCCCGGACAGCATCATCGTGACCACAATGGACCGCACCCACGATGACTATATCGTTCGCGCCCTGCACGCCGGGTGCGATGTGATCACCGAAAAGCCGATGACCATCGATGAGAAACGTGCGCTGCGCATTCTTAATGCCATTGAGGAGACGGGCCGCAGCGTGCGCGTGGCCTTTAACTACCGCTACGCGCCGCACCACAGCAAAGTGCGCGAGCTGCTGATGCAGGGGGGGATTGGCAAGGTCACCTCCGTTCACTTCGAATGGCTGCTTAACACCGAACACGGCGCGGATTATTTCCGTCGCTGGCACCGCGAAAAGCGCAACAGCGGTGGCCTGCTGGTGCATAAATCCACCCACCACTTCGACCTGATGAACTTCTGGCTGGGCAGCTATCCGGAGCGGGTCTACGCCGAAGGTAGCCTGCAGTTCTACGGTAAAGAGAACGCAGAAAAACGCGGCGTGACCCGGTTCTATCCCCGCGCCCACGGCTTCGCCGAAGCGAAAGATGACCCATTCGCGCTGCATATGGCAGATAACGCCCAGCTTAAAGCGCTCTATCTGGATGCCGAACATGAAGATAACTACTTCCGCGATCAGAGCGTATTCAGTGATGGCATCACCATCGAAGACACTATGTCGGTGCTGGTGAAGTATCAGAATCAGGTCCAGCTTACCTATTCACTGAACGCCTATCTGCCATGGGAAGGGCTCAACGTGGTCTTCAACGGCACCGAAGGTCGTCTGGAGATGAAAATCATTGAGAAATCTTACGTTAACGCCGGGGGTAAACGCGAAAACGAGGGGAGCCTGGAGCAGTGCGACATCACCGTCTTCCCGATGTTCGCCGAGCCGTGGAAGGCAGAATTCAGCCTGGGCGAAGGGGGGCACGGCGGCGGCGATAACGCCATGCTGGCCGATCTGTTTGGCGAGCCGGGCAACGATCCCCTGCAGCGTGCAGCCGATCACCGCGCCGGGGCGATGTCTATCCTCACCGGCATTGCGGGCAATCTCTCTATGCAGCTGCAGCGACCGGTGAACTTTACGGAGTTTGAGCTGGTCTCTCGTCTTACTAAATCTTAA
- the actP gene encoding cation/acetate symporter ActP, translating to MKRVLTALAATLPFAANAADAITGAVERQPTNWQAIVMFLLFVVFTLYITYWASKRVRSRNDYYTAGGNITGFQNGLAIAGDFMSAASFLGISALVYTSGYDGLIYSLGFLVGWPIILFLIAERLRNLGRYTFADVASYRLKQGPIRTLSACGSLVVVALYLIAQMVGAGKLIQLLFGLNYHIAVVLVGVLMVMYVLFGGMLATTWVQIIKAVLLLFGASFMAFMVMKHVGFSFNNLFTEAMAVHPKGEAIMSPGGLVKDPISALSLGLGLMFGTAGLPHILMRFFTVSDAREARKSVFYATGFMGYFYILTFIIGFGAIMLVGANPAFKDAAGALIGGNNMAAVHLADAVGGNLFLGFISAVAFATILAVVAGLTLAGASAVSHDLYANVWRKGASERDELKVSKITVLVLGVVAILLGILFENQNIAFMVGLAFSIAASCNFPIILLSMYWSKLTTRGAMIGGWLGLLTAVILMILGPTIWVQILGHESAIFPYEYPALFSIAVAFIGIWVFSATDNSAEGNLEREKFRAQFIRSQTGLGVEQGRAH from the coding sequence ATGAAGAGAGTTTTGACGGCGCTCGCCGCCACCCTTCCCTTTGCGGCAAACGCTGCGGATGCCATTACCGGTGCGGTTGAACGCCAGCCCACCAACTGGCAAGCCATTGTGATGTTCCTTCTTTTTGTGGTGTTTACGCTCTACATCACTTACTGGGCATCAAAACGCGTTCGCTCCCGTAACGACTACTACACCGCAGGCGGTAACATTACCGGCTTCCAGAACGGGCTGGCGATTGCCGGTGACTTTATGTCTGCCGCCTCCTTCCTCGGGATCTCCGCGCTGGTGTACACCTCCGGCTACGACGGGCTGATTTACTCTCTCGGCTTCCTGGTCGGTTGGCCGATTATTCTGTTCCTGATCGCCGAGCGTCTGCGTAACCTCGGGCGTTATACCTTTGCCGACGTGGCATCCTATCGTTTGAAGCAAGGTCCTATCCGCACGCTTTCCGCCTGCGGCTCGCTGGTGGTGGTCGCCCTTTACCTCATCGCCCAGATGGTGGGGGCAGGTAAGCTTATCCAGCTGCTGTTCGGCCTCAACTACCACATTGCCGTGGTGCTGGTGGGCGTACTGATGGTGATGTATGTGCTGTTTGGCGGCATGCTCGCCACCACCTGGGTTCAGATCATCAAAGCCGTGCTGCTGCTGTTTGGTGCCAGCTTTATGGCCTTTATGGTGATGAAGCACGTTGGATTTAGCTTCAATAACCTGTTTACCGAAGCGATGGCGGTCCACCCGAAAGGTGAAGCGATCATGAGCCCCGGTGGACTGGTGAAAGATCCGATATCCGCCCTGTCGTTAGGGCTGGGACTGATGTTTGGTACCGCAGGCCTGCCGCACATCCTGATGCGTTTCTTCACCGTGAGCGATGCACGTGAAGCGCGTAAGAGCGTCTTCTACGCCACCGGCTTTATGGGTTACTTCTACATCCTGACCTTTATCATCGGTTTTGGTGCGATCATGCTGGTGGGGGCGAACCCGGCCTTCAAAGACGCAGCGGGCGCACTGATTGGCGGCAACAACATGGCGGCGGTGCACCTGGCCGATGCCGTGGGCGGTAACTTGTTCCTCGGCTTTATCTCCGCCGTGGCCTTCGCCACCATTCTGGCGGTGGTCGCCGGCCTGACGCTGGCGGGCGCGTCTGCGGTTTCTCACGACCTGTATGCCAACGTCTGGCGTAAAGGGGCGAGCGAGCGCGATGAGCTGAAAGTGTCCAAAATCACGGTACTGGTGCTGGGGGTGGTCGCCATCCTGCTGGGGATCCTGTTTGAAAACCAGAACATCGCCTTCATGGTCGGCCTGGCCTTCTCCATCGCAGCGAGCTGTAACTTCCCTATCATTCTGCTCTCCATGTACTGGTCAAAACTGACGACGCGTGGCGCGATGATTGGCGGCTGGCTTGGCCTGCTGACGGCGGTGATCCTGATGATCCTTGGCCCGACCATCTGGGTACAGATCCTCGGACATGAAAGCGCCATCTTCCCGTATGAATATCCGGCGCTCTTCTCTATCGCGGTGGCCTTCATCGGTATCTGGGTCTTCTCTGCCACTGACAACTCAGCGGAAGGGAATCTTGAGCGCGAGAAATTCCGCGCCCAGTTTATCCGTTCACAAACCGGTCTCGGCGTTGAGCAGGGCCGCGCACACTAA
- a CDS encoding ABC transporter substrate-binding protein has translation MNKLVSGVIASLLFSCTSTWAQQPVELRMSWWGGNSRHQATLKALEAFEKTYPHIHVKAEYTGWDGHLARLTTQMASGTEPDVMQTNWPWLSIFSKNGEGYYDLYKLKDTLDLGQYSANDLASTTVKGKLNGLPISVNAPVFYYNDVTWQKAGLAYPKDWDAFFAAGKVFQQKLGNNAYPYAMVDQDVILLLNTWMMQKYQKPMFNRDGSFGWDDAQWAEAFSFLKRLSDEHVLPSPKTLSAYGKGNLYEMKPWINGEWGGLFTWNITIRMFANNMTPPAKLVLGDYVMQPGAKESGAYFKTAQMLSVAKSTKHPKEAALLINFLLNDPQSVEALGLERGIPLNKSAETLLTGKGIIDPNDPVIAGLRQAQALHTTVVATPYIEDLQIIDQFTSAREKLDQGQLTPAQVAAEFRQQVERIVRRLNR, from the coding sequence ATGAATAAACTCGTATCAGGTGTCATCGCATCGCTGTTATTTTCCTGTACTTCCACCTGGGCGCAACAGCCCGTTGAATTACGTATGTCCTGGTGGGGGGGAAACAGCCGCCATCAGGCCACGCTGAAGGCGCTGGAAGCCTTCGAGAAAACCTATCCCCATATCCACGTGAAGGCCGAATACACCGGCTGGGACGGGCACCTCGCGCGCCTGACCACGCAAATGGCCAGCGGCACCGAACCGGACGTCATGCAAACCAACTGGCCGTGGCTAAGTATCTTTTCTAAAAACGGCGAAGGGTATTACGACCTCTATAAACTCAAAGATACGCTGGATTTAGGTCAGTATTCCGCCAACGATCTCGCCTCCACCACGGTGAAAGGCAAACTTAACGGCTTGCCTATCTCGGTCAACGCGCCGGTCTTTTACTACAACGACGTCACCTGGCAAAAGGCCGGGCTGGCTTATCCCAAAGACTGGGATGCGTTTTTTGCCGCCGGAAAAGTGTTCCAGCAAAAATTGGGCAATAACGCCTATCCCTACGCGATGGTGGATCAGGATGTCATCTTGCTGCTGAATACCTGGATGATGCAGAAGTATCAAAAACCGATGTTTAACCGCGACGGGTCGTTCGGCTGGGACGATGCCCAGTGGGCGGAAGCGTTTAGCTTTTTGAAGCGCTTAAGTGACGAGCATGTCCTGCCCTCGCCAAAAACGCTCTCTGCCTACGGCAAGGGGAATCTCTATGAGATGAAGCCCTGGATTAACGGCGAATGGGGCGGCCTGTTCACCTGGAATATCACGATCCGGATGTTTGCCAACAACATGACGCCACCGGCGAAGCTGGTGCTGGGAGATTACGTGATGCAGCCTGGCGCAAAAGAGTCTGGCGCTTACTTTAAAACTGCGCAGATGCTGTCGGTGGCGAAATCCACAAAACATCCGAAAGAGGCCGCTTTACTGATCAATTTCTTGCTCAACGATCCGCAGTCGGTAGAAGCACTGGGGCTGGAGCGCGGTATTCCGCTGAACAAATCGGCAGAAACGCTGCTCACCGGGAAGGGGATTATTGACCCGAACGATCCGGTGATTGCCGGTTTGCGCCAGGCCCAGGCGCTGCACACCACCGTGGTCGCCACCCCGTATATCGAGGATTTACAAATCATCGATCAGTTCACCTCGGCGCGTGAAAAGCTAGACCAGGGCCAGCTCACGCCTGCCCAGGTTGCGGCCGAGTTTCGCCAGCAGGTTGAACGCATTGTGCGCCGTCTGAATCGCTAA